The genomic stretch AGGATAAACCCGTCAAGGGGATTTTCTCCTCTGAGAAGAAGATCGAGATCCCAGCCAAGCCTAAGCAGCCGGCCACGGAAACCAACGGCGCTGCCAGCGATAGTCCCCCGCTTGTGGTCTCCCTCACGAAGCCTACTGACGGTGTCACCCCCGCTAAGCGCTCTCACCCCGATAGTGAAGAGGGGATTGCGAAGAAGGTCAAGACGAtcgctgctggtgctgatgagGAAGGCGATATCGTCATAGTGGACGATGCGCCTTTGGACGCtggtggtagtggtagtGGGGGGGCGATTGTCATTGATGATTAATTCTTCCGACTCTTTGAAATATCGAGAGAGGTGAGTTCAAGCGCTGAGTCCACCATCGAGGTTGAGAATGCAGTTATTAGCGTACTGGTttttggcgaggaaggaggcggcaTCGGCGACTTCGTCTGGGGTGCCGAAgcgttggagggggatgaggtttTGTAATTTGTCGATGTTGGTCATATCTGGGGGATTGGCGAAAAGTCAGTGAATGTGATGGGGCGGGGGAGTTTGTAGGAGTAGGATGCATGTgtgtgttttgtttttgtgtgTGATTTGCTATTTGGCCTggcgaagaaggggggatggAAAAGGGCAAGGCATGGGACATGGCTTGTGGAGTTTTGTAATCATAACAGCTGAGAAGACGTTGATCTTTCACAGAGGAATACTGAACAAAATATGAAAAGTaagagaggggagagaaAGACTTACCTTTTGTCATTGGGGTGTGGATGTATCCTGGTACAATAGCATTGACTCTTACACCCGACTGTCCGTACTCCACTGCTAGAGTATTTGTTAATCCCAAAACCCCGGCTTTGGTGGCGGCGTAGACTGCGCTGCCTGTGATTGCTTTTGTTGCCAGCAAGGAagcgatgttgatgatgacgccCTGGGAGCCAGTTCTGTAGCTTCCTGGGTGGAGCTgggggggttcaggggtgatgggggttgtttcttcgtcctcctcttcttctggggtGAGTTTTTGACTTTGGGGGAGCTCGGCTTgttcggtggtgatgtcaaTTTCTTGGACTGGTTcagatgatgagggggttgagggagaagagagtTTGGACTCCCagtgggcggcggcggcggctttggcTGAGCGGCGGGCCGCGGTTGTGTGGGCGATCATGGACTTGCCGATGTACTTGCAGCCGAGGATTgtgccgaggaggttggtggagaggagcTCGTCGATTTCAAACTTGCCGGTgtgaaggaggagtttggttTGGGAGATGCCGGCTgagttgatgaggatgtcgattttgggctggatggggtgggtTAGTGATGTGTGTGGGTGATatggggggttggttatGAGGGAGGGAACCATACGTGACGTTTTAGGAGGGTTTCCCAGTGTTCTTTGACTGTTATGTTCATGTGGTAGGGGACGTGGAGGGTGGGATTGTTGAAGCCTACGACGAGCCTGCGGTCGAACTTGGGCTTTACGCCGGCTTTGCGGGAGGCCATGATGACTTTGGCGCCTTCTTGGGCGAAGCGTTTGGCGATTGCGTGGCCTATGCCTGAGGAAGCACCGGTTACGAGGGCGATTTTTCCCTTGAGGGGGTATTGAACAGACattttggggtttgggttgtgAGTTGTGTGATGTTGAAGAGTGAGCGAGTTGAAGTGTGAATGAGATATCCCACTGAGTTATGTAATTGGTGGTGtatattttacggtataGTACACTTAACGTGTAATACAGGGGTTGAAGTTACGCAAGCTTGTGATTTGGCACAACACACGACTAACTGATCGCCTTGTATTGGTCTCACAGAGGGACGGACGAACTGCAAGATAAATTTAGGGGggctgctgccaaggagAGGCATCCAGGGGAGTTTGCAGACAGAACTGCCTTTGCCTTCCAAGTTGTTGGATCtgggacggaggaggaacaaATCGGGTCTCCGCTGCGACGCAAAACCGAATTGTGACTGGGTTGGCTTTTTGACTTTTACACGCTCCCGAGATTTATCGCGATATTTTTTGAAGGGCTTGAGTGCTCTTCTACGTACGGACACACACATAACCAACCCAAAGATCTGAGAGAACACGGCGAGCGACAACGAATTTATGACGACGGCAACGGACGGTTTCCATGTGTAAACCTGCGAACggctcgggctcgggctCAGAGCTCCCAGTTGCCCCGCTACCTGTCAGTGGTGACGAGAAGGCGaaggatgtggtggtggatgctgG from Podospora pseudopauciseta strain CBS 411.78 chromosome 3, whole genome shotgun sequence encodes the following:
- a CDS encoding hypothetical protein (EggNog:ENOG503Q49F; COG:Q); this translates as MSVQYPLKGKIALVTGASSGIGHAIAKRFAQEGAKVIMASRKAGVKPKFDRRLVVGFNNPTLHVPYHMNITVKEHWETLLKRHPKIDILINSAGISQTKLLLHTGKFEIDELLSTNLLGTILGCKYIGKSMIAHTTAARRSAKAAAAAHWESKLSSPSTPSSSEPVQEIDITTEQAELPQSQKLTPEEEEDEETTPITPEPPQLHPGSYRTGSQGVIINIASLLATKAITGSAVYAATKAGVLGLTNTLAVEYGQSGVRVNAIVPGYIHTPMTKDMTNIDKLQNLIPLQRFGTPDEVADAASFLAKNQYANNCILNLDGGLSA